A region from the Sander vitreus isolate 19-12246 chromosome 1, sanVit1, whole genome shotgun sequence genome encodes:
- the LOC144521474 gene encoding DNA replication ATP-dependent helicase/nuclease DNA2-like — MTSISCTLDRDLSKFSGVLFRLDGDEGVVGLSTHLTNLSRLMENCQDSDRLRELVVDLRPPEFISNLSSVLPREAKDTVANILKGLNKPQKQAMKKVLLSKDYTLIVGMPGTGKTTTICTLGGRW; from the exons ATGACATCGATCAGCTGCACTCTGGACAG AGACCTGTCTAAGTTCAGTGGTGTGTTGTTTCGATTGGACGGTGATGAAGGTGTGGTGGGCCTCAGCACTCACCTTACCAATCTCTCCAGGCTGATGGAAAACTGCCAGGACAG TGATCGCCTGAGGGAGCTGGTTGTTGATCTTCGTCCTCCAGAGTTTATTTCCAACCTCAGTTCTGTTCTGCCAAGAGAGGCCAAGGACACTGTGGCCAACATCCTCAAAG gtctcaACAAACCACAGAAGCAGGCCATGAAGAAGGTGTTGTTATCTAAAGACTACACACTGATTGTTGGGATGCCAGGCACAGGCAAAACTACAACCATCTGCACCCtg GGTGGTCGATGGTAG
- the pbld gene encoding phenazine biosynthesis-like domain-containing protein isoform X2: MEIPVFTLDAFTNLPFKGNPAAICPLMHELSDYLYQRIAAEMNLSETAFITRINPSDNFTTGSRFRLRWFTPTNEVNLCGHATLASAAVLFKYKQNENPKLVFETRSGDLAVTQQGEGYIMDFPLNPPTQEDANEFRDIIKAAVGNHPIQDVYLSSNTKKLLVRLADSCDRSVLTSLKVDPVALQSSETSGRVKGVIITMKGSPDCQPGYDFYSRFFAPWNGIPEDPVTGSAHTVLGSYWSKKLGKKKMLAYQCSSRGGELELEVRDDGRINISGQAVTVLQGTITLLPHAN, from the exons ATGGAGATTCCAGTATTTACTCTAGACGCCTTCACAAATTTACCGTTCAAGGGAAACCCTGCGGCTATTTGTCCACTTATGCAT GAACTGAGTGATTATTTGTACCAGAGGATAGCAGCAGAGATGAACCTGTCAGAAACAGCTTTCATCACCAGGATCAATCCCTCTGACAATTTTACCACAG GATCAAGGTTCCGACTTCGATGGTTTACACCAACCAATGAAGTGAATCTGTGTGGTCATGCCACTCTGGCCTCTGCAGCAGTGCTGTTCAAGTATAAGC AGAATGAGAATCCCAAACTGGTGTTTGAGACCAGGAGTGGAGATCTGGCTGTCACCCAGCAGGGGGAAGGGTACATCATGGACTTTCCTCTCAACCCACCAACCCAGGAG gatGCCAATGAGTTCAGAGACATCATCAAG GCTGCGGTTGGAAACCACCCGATCCAGGATGTATATCTGAGCTCCAACACGAAGAAACTGCTGGTTCGACTGGCTGACAGCTGTGACAG GTCAGTGCTAACCAGTCTGAAAGTTGATCCTGTTGCTCTTCAGAGCAGTGAGACGAGTGGAAGAGTCAAAGGAGTAATCATCACCATGAAAG GATCCCCAGACTGTCAGCCAGGATACGACTTCTACTCCAGATTCTTTGCTCCATGGAATGGCATCCCTGAGGATCCAGTCACTG GTTCTGCCCACACTGTGCTGGGTAGCTACTGGTCTAAGAAACTAGGAAAGAAGAAAATGCTGG ctTACCAGTGCTCCAGTCGAGGCGGGGAGCTGGAACTAGAAGTGAGAGACGACGGAAGAATCAACATATCTGGACAGGCCGTCACTGTGCTGCAGGGAACAATCACACTATTGCCACATGCAAACTAA
- the pbld gene encoding phenazine biosynthesis-like domain-containing protein isoform X1, translating to MSENDEIISQSSPVPSLLLLSRASGVTNLINKPDQELSDYLYQRIAAEMNLSETAFITRINPSDNFTTGSRFRLRWFTPTNEVNLCGHATLASAAVLFKYKQNENPKLVFETRSGDLAVTQQGEGYIMDFPLNPPTQEDANEFRDIIKAAVGNHPIQDVYLSSNTKKLLVRLADSCDRSVLTSLKVDPVALQSSETSGRVKGVIITMKGSPDCQPGYDFYSRFFAPWNGIPEDPVTGSAHTVLGSYWSKKLGKKKMLAYQCSSRGGELELEVRDDGRINISGQAVTVLQGTITLLPHAN from the exons ATGTCTGAAAACGATGAAATTATCTCACAGTCGTCTCCCGTCCCCAGTCTCCTGCTCCTGTCCCGAGCCTCAGGTGTCACTAACCTTATCAACAAACCCGATCAG GAACTGAGTGATTATTTGTACCAGAGGATAGCAGCAGAGATGAACCTGTCAGAAACAGCTTTCATCACCAGGATCAATCCCTCTGACAATTTTACCACAG GATCAAGGTTCCGACTTCGATGGTTTACACCAACCAATGAAGTGAATCTGTGTGGTCATGCCACTCTGGCCTCTGCAGCAGTGCTGTTCAAGTATAAGC AGAATGAGAATCCCAAACTGGTGTTTGAGACCAGGAGTGGAGATCTGGCTGTCACCCAGCAGGGGGAAGGGTACATCATGGACTTTCCTCTCAACCCACCAACCCAGGAG gatGCCAATGAGTTCAGAGACATCATCAAG GCTGCGGTTGGAAACCACCCGATCCAGGATGTATATCTGAGCTCCAACACGAAGAAACTGCTGGTTCGACTGGCTGACAGCTGTGACAG GTCAGTGCTAACCAGTCTGAAAGTTGATCCTGTTGCTCTTCAGAGCAGTGAGACGAGTGGAAGAGTCAAAGGAGTAATCATCACCATGAAAG GATCCCCAGACTGTCAGCCAGGATACGACTTCTACTCCAGATTCTTTGCTCCATGGAATGGCATCCCTGAGGATCCAGTCACTG GTTCTGCCCACACTGTGCTGGGTAGCTACTGGTCTAAGAAACTAGGAAAGAAGAAAATGCTGG ctTACCAGTGCTCCAGTCGAGGCGGGGAGCTGGAACTAGAAGTGAGAGACGACGGAAGAATCAACATATCTGGACAGGCCGTCACTGTGCTGCAGGGAACAATCACACTATTGCCACATGCAAACTAA
- the hnrnph3 gene encoding heterogeneous nuclear ribonucleoprotein H3 isoform X1 — translation MSLNEEGYVVRIRGLPWSCTQEEVASFFSDCDIVGKVNGVCFTYSKEGRPSGEAFIELKMSEDFKNALAKDRKYMGHRYIEDLDIDMFVCVCMSESVFKSNRSEMDWVLKRSGPADYDSCSGSMLRLRGLPFGCSKEEIVQFFSGLRIVPNGITLPVDYQGRSTGEAFVQFASKEIAEKALGKHKERIGHRYIEIFKSSRNEIKAYYELPRRGMGGQRPGPYDRPMMGAPRGGFFGPGPGRGGALMDTMRGGGGYGGGYGDFDSYNGFNNYCFGNGMFDERVRGERVARGIGGHSYGGQNDVCSGLHGGHFVHMRGLPFRATEGDIAKFFSPLNPLRVHVDVAPNGKSTGEADVEFRSHEDAVAAMSKDKNHMQHRYIELFLNSTASGAAEMSGGGGGYYGNSGGGGGSRSSGLRGSY, via the exons ATGTCTTTGAATGAAGAGGGTTATGTGGTTCGGATCAGAGGACTACCCTGGTCCTGCACGCAGGAAGAGGTTGCCAGTTTTTTCTCtg ACTGTGACATCGTTGGGAAAGTAAACGGAGTGTGCTTTACCTACTCCAAAGAAGGACGTCCTAGTGGAGAGGCTTTTAttgagctgaaaatgtctgAGGATTTCAAGAATGCCCTCGCCAAGGACCGTAAATACATGGGACACCGATACATAGAGG ATcttgacattgacatgtttgtgtgcgtgtgtatgtctgaATCAGTGTTCAAGTCGAACCGTAGTGAGATGGACTGGGTGCTTAAACGTAGCGGCCCTGCTGACTATGACAGCTGCAGCGGCTCCATGTTGCGACTTAGAGGCCTTCCCTTTGGCTGCAGCAAGGAGGAGATTGTTCAGTTTTTCTCAG GGTTGAGAATCGTGCCAAATGGGATTACTCTGCCAGTGGACTACCAGGGGAGGAGCACAGGGGAAGCCTTCGTGCAGTTTGCCTCAAAGGAGATAGCAGAAAAGGCTCTGGGGAAACACAAGGAAAGAATAGGGCACAG GTATATAGAGATTTTTAAGAGCAGTCGCAATGAGATCAAAGCCTACTACGAGCTGCCCCGGCGGGGGATGGGAGGCCAGAGACCGGGGCCCTACGATAGACCCATGATGGGGGCACCCAGGGGAGGGTTTTTTGGGCCCGGGCCTGGCCGCGGTGGGGCTCTGATGGACACCATGAGGGGTGGAGGAGGCTATGGAGGAG GTTACGGTGACTTTGACAGCTACAATGGCTTCAACAACTACTGTTTTGGCAACGGCATGTTTGATGAGCGAGTGAGAGGAGAAAGGGTAGCAAGAG GGATAGGAGGCCACAGTTACGGTGGTCAAAATGATGTTTGTTCAGGCCTCCACGGCGGTCATTTTGTCCATATGAGGGGTTTACCTTTCCGTGCGACAGAGGGAGACATCGCTAaa TTCTTCTCTCCTTTGAATCCCCTGAGGGTCCACGTTGATGTGGCTCCCAACGGGAAGTCGACTGGAGAAGCAGATGTGGAGTTTCGCTCCCATGAAGACGCCGTGGCAGCCATGTCTAAAGACAAGAACCACATGC AGCATCGCTATATTGAGCTGTTTCTTAACTCAACAGCTAGTGGAGCAGCTGAAATGA GTGGTGGCGGCGGCGGTTACTATGGTAACTCAGGAGGGGGCGGAGGCTCACGGAGCAGCGGGCTGCGAGGTTCATACTGA
- the hnrnph3 gene encoding heterogeneous nuclear ribonucleoprotein H3 isoform X2 — protein MSLNEEGYVVRIRGLPWSCTQEEVASFFSDCDIVGKVNGVCFTYSKEGRPSGEAFIELKMSEDFKNALAKDRKYMGHRYIEVFKSNRSEMDWVLKRSGPADYDSCSGSMLRLRGLPFGCSKEEIVQFFSGLRIVPNGITLPVDYQGRSTGEAFVQFASKEIAEKALGKHKERIGHRYIEIFKSSRNEIKAYYELPRRGMGGQRPGPYDRPMMGAPRGGFFGPGPGRGGALMDTMRGGGGYGGGYGDFDSYNGFNNYCFGNGMFDERVRGERVARGIGGHSYGGQNDVCSGLHGGHFVHMRGLPFRATEGDIAKFFSPLNPLRVHVDVAPNGKSTGEADVEFRSHEDAVAAMSKDKNHMQHRYIELFLNSTASGAAEMSGGGGGYYGNSGGGGGSRSSGLRGSY, from the exons ATGTCTTTGAATGAAGAGGGTTATGTGGTTCGGATCAGAGGACTACCCTGGTCCTGCACGCAGGAAGAGGTTGCCAGTTTTTTCTCtg ACTGTGACATCGTTGGGAAAGTAAACGGAGTGTGCTTTACCTACTCCAAAGAAGGACGTCCTAGTGGAGAGGCTTTTAttgagctgaaaatgtctgAGGATTTCAAGAATGCCCTCGCCAAGGACCGTAAATACATGGGACACCGATACATAGAGG TGTTCAAGTCGAACCGTAGTGAGATGGACTGGGTGCTTAAACGTAGCGGCCCTGCTGACTATGACAGCTGCAGCGGCTCCATGTTGCGACTTAGAGGCCTTCCCTTTGGCTGCAGCAAGGAGGAGATTGTTCAGTTTTTCTCAG GGTTGAGAATCGTGCCAAATGGGATTACTCTGCCAGTGGACTACCAGGGGAGGAGCACAGGGGAAGCCTTCGTGCAGTTTGCCTCAAAGGAGATAGCAGAAAAGGCTCTGGGGAAACACAAGGAAAGAATAGGGCACAG GTATATAGAGATTTTTAAGAGCAGTCGCAATGAGATCAAAGCCTACTACGAGCTGCCCCGGCGGGGGATGGGAGGCCAGAGACCGGGGCCCTACGATAGACCCATGATGGGGGCACCCAGGGGAGGGTTTTTTGGGCCCGGGCCTGGCCGCGGTGGGGCTCTGATGGACACCATGAGGGGTGGAGGAGGCTATGGAGGAG GTTACGGTGACTTTGACAGCTACAATGGCTTCAACAACTACTGTTTTGGCAACGGCATGTTTGATGAGCGAGTGAGAGGAGAAAGGGTAGCAAGAG GGATAGGAGGCCACAGTTACGGTGGTCAAAATGATGTTTGTTCAGGCCTCCACGGCGGTCATTTTGTCCATATGAGGGGTTTACCTTTCCGTGCGACAGAGGGAGACATCGCTAaa TTCTTCTCTCCTTTGAATCCCCTGAGGGTCCACGTTGATGTGGCTCCCAACGGGAAGTCGACTGGAGAAGCAGATGTGGAGTTTCGCTCCCATGAAGACGCCGTGGCAGCCATGTCTAAAGACAAGAACCACATGC AGCATCGCTATATTGAGCTGTTTCTTAACTCAACAGCTAGTGGAGCAGCTGAAATGA GTGGTGGCGGCGGCGGTTACTATGGTAACTCAGGAGGGGGCGGAGGCTCACGGAGCAGCGGGCTGCGAGGTTCATACTGA